The proteins below come from a single Onychomys torridus chromosome 18, mOncTor1.1, whole genome shotgun sequence genomic window:
- the LOC118569859 gene encoding KH homology domain-containing protein 1-like yields the protein MEMDGVNENAWWTLPENFDAPLVTFIDEAQDQHIFGHEDLHLRHIELHSNTLIQLERWFTASGQTRVTVVGPFRAKRWLMDMIWSVGSQEAYHQARGEEMLQRVWNQPLTNADFNASFRVRSHAWGLSPPDRMKGTT from the exons ATGGAAATGGATGGTGTCAATGAGAATGCCTGGTGGACATTGCCTGAGAACTTTGATGCCCCACTTGTGACATTCATAGATGAAGCCCAGGATCAGCACATATTTG GCCATGAAGACTTACACCTCAGACACATTGAGCTACACAGCAACACCCTCATTCAACTGGAGAGGTGGTTTACAGCCTCAGGCCAGACCAGAGTCACTGTGGTTGGACCATTCAGAGCAAAGCGGTGGTTGATGGATATGATTTGGAGTGTGGGGAGCCAGGAAGCTTACCACCAGGCCCGAG GTGAAGAGATGTTGCAGCGAGTTTGGAACCAACCCCTCACCAATGCTGACTTCAATGCCTCTTTCAGGGTCCGGTCACATGCCTGGGGCCTTTCTCCACCTGACAGGATGAAAGGGACCACTTAA